Genomic DNA from Chitinispirillales bacterium:
TTATTCTGTACATTTCCGGGAATTTTATCGTTTGAATTTTATCGTTAATGCCTAACTGTTTAAAAACACCTCTTGCAACGCCGCCATCGGCAAACGGAACGGTATGAATCCCTGACTCAAAGTAATAATTTTTTCTTCTGAAATTGTGCGCATATCCACCTATTCTGTCGTGTCGTTCAATTACAACGACTTTAATTCCAGCCTGCGCCAAAAATGCACCTACGGTAAGCCCTCCAAT
This window encodes:
- a CDS encoding NAD(P)-binding protein; this translates as MNVVVIGSGIGGLTVGAFLAQAGIKVVVIERHDRIGGYAHNFRRKNYYFESGIHTVPFADGGVARGVFKQLGINDKIQTIKFPEMYRIISPFGTEVMPESKNDILVKLYDDYPKQKKGLDIF